In Comamonadaceae bacterium OS-1, a single window of DNA contains:
- the fabF_2 gene encoding 3-oxoacyl-[acyl-carrier-protein] synthase 2 has translation MQPLLLSHFTATSAIGHGLAPALDALRAQRSGLTPCDFGSAVLDTWIGRVSGVDDEVLPADLQAFDCRNNRLAQLALRQDGFGAAVQAVAARVGPRRVGVFLGTSTAGILQTELAYQHRDATTGALPADFCYPQTHNPYSVADFVRRSCALTGPAMAVSTACSSSAKVFASAQRMLAAGLIDAALVGGVDTLCLTTLYGFNSLGLLSGRPCRPFDAARSGISIGEGAAFVLLERAPEVLPAHAVLLLGLGESSDAHHMSSPHPEGLGARMAMQQALRSAGLEPGDIDYINLHGTATPSNDAAEGLAVQAVFGARTTPCSSTKGATGHTLGAAGGLEAVFCALALQHGLLPGGVHTEVLDARLDVDYLLQTRTQRLRRVLSNSFGFGGTNCSLVLGTAQ, from the coding sequence GTGCAACCACTTCTTCTTTCCCATTTCACCGCCACCAGCGCCATCGGCCACGGGTTGGCACCCGCGCTGGACGCTTTGCGGGCGCAGCGCAGCGGTCTGACCCCCTGCGACTTCGGGTCTGCGGTGCTGGACACCTGGATAGGCCGTGTCAGCGGGGTGGACGATGAGGTGCTACCGGCTGATTTGCAGGCCTTTGACTGCCGCAATAACCGGCTGGCACAGCTCGCCCTGCGCCAGGATGGTTTTGGCGCCGCCGTGCAGGCTGTGGCAGCGCGCGTGGGGCCGCGGCGGGTGGGTGTGTTTCTGGGCACCAGCACCGCCGGTATTTTGCAGACCGAGCTGGCCTACCAGCACCGCGATGCCACTACAGGTGCCTTGCCCGCCGACTTTTGCTACCCGCAAACCCACAACCCGTATTCGGTGGCCGACTTTGTGCGCCGCAGTTGCGCGCTCACCGGCCCGGCCATGGCCGTGTCCACGGCCTGCTCGTCCAGCGCCAAGGTGTTTGCCTCGGCCCAGCGCATGCTGGCCGCGGGCCTGATCGACGCGGCCCTGGTGGGTGGTGTGGACACCCTGTGCCTGACCACGCTGTACGGCTTCAATTCGCTGGGCTTGCTGTCCGGCAGGCCCTGCCGCCCGTTCGATGCGGCGCGCAGCGGTATTTCGATTGGCGAGGGCGCGGCCTTTGTGCTGCTGGAGCGCGCACCCGAGGTGCTGCCCGCCCACGCGGTGCTGCTGCTGGGCCTGGGCGAGTCCAGCGACGCGCACCACATGTCGTCGCCACACCCCGAAGGGCTGGGCGCGCGCATGGCCATGCAGCAGGCGCTGCGCAGCGCCGGGCTGGAGCCGGGCGATATCGACTACATCAACCTGCACGGCACCGCCACCCCAAGCAACGATGCCGCCGAAGGCCTGGCGGTGCAGGCGGTGTTTGGTGCGCGCACCACGCCCTGCAGTTCCACCAAGGGCGCGACTGGTCACACCCTGGGCGCGGCGGGCGGGCTGGAAGCCGTGTTCTGCGCGCTGGCCCTGCAGCACGGCCTGCTGCCCGGCGGCGTGCACACCGAGGTACTGGATGCGCGCCTCGACGTGGACTACCTGCTGCAGACCCGCACCCAGCGGCTGCGCCGCGTGCTCAGCAATTCCTTTGGCTTTGGCGGCACCAACTGCAGCCTGGTGCTGGGGACCGCGCAATGA